One Paraburkholderia sp. HP33-1 genomic region harbors:
- the glgX gene encoding glycogen debranching protein GlgX: MPSAPASYATRISEGTPFPLGATWNGNGVNFALFSAHATKVELCLFDETGRHELERIELPEYTDEVWHVFVPNLKPGDVYGYRVHGPYEPENGHRFNPNKLLLDPYAKAHIGELKWAPEIFGYTLDSEQADLSFDERDSAPFVPKCKVVDANFSWSHPERNALPWERVILYETHVRGFTMRHPQVPERLRGTFAGLAQQPVLDHIRDLGVTSVELMPVQTFVNDSHLLDKGLTNYWGYNTIGFFAADPRFFASSTDSVGEFKEMVDRFHQADLEVILDVVYNHTAEGNERGPTISFKGIDNASYYRLMPDEPRYYINDTGTGNTLNLSHPRVLQMVTDSLRYWVTEMKVDGFRFDLATILGREDHGFDEGGGFLDSCRQDPVLSSVRLIAEPWDCGPGGYQVGGFPPGWAEWNDRFRDTVRAYWKGDEGAAADLATRLTASGNQFNHRGRRPWASVNFIAAHDGFTLNDLVSYNDKHNEANGEDNRDGHSDNRSWNMGVEGPTDDADIRQQRERQKRNLLATLLLSQGTPMMLAGDEFGRTQQGNNNAYCQDNEISWVDWDAIDNDGRALSEFVRNLTTLRRRLPVLRRGRFLTGEYNETLDVTDTRWLSPDGTDIADEQWADPAMRCFGLLIDGRAQASGIRRLASDATLLLVLNAHHDVVNFTLPEIPEGERWTCLVDTNMPVRAELPQFNAGDAYQVTGRSLLLFALEAPSRATQRVFDSLEEQLTSDEGDTASGS; the protein is encoded by the coding sequence ATGCCATCAGCCCCAGCCAGCTACGCGACGCGCATTTCCGAAGGCACGCCTTTTCCGCTCGGCGCGACATGGAACGGCAATGGTGTCAACTTCGCGCTGTTCTCCGCGCACGCGACGAAAGTCGAATTATGTCTGTTCGATGAAACCGGCCGGCACGAACTCGAACGGATCGAGCTGCCCGAGTACACCGACGAGGTATGGCATGTGTTCGTGCCGAATCTGAAACCGGGCGACGTCTATGGATATCGCGTGCATGGTCCATACGAGCCCGAGAACGGGCATCGTTTCAATCCGAACAAGCTGCTGCTCGATCCGTACGCGAAGGCGCACATCGGCGAGCTGAAATGGGCTCCGGAAATTTTCGGCTATACGCTCGATTCGGAACAGGCCGACCTGTCATTCGACGAACGCGACAGCGCGCCTTTTGTGCCGAAGTGCAAGGTCGTCGATGCGAATTTTTCGTGGAGCCATCCGGAGCGCAACGCGCTGCCCTGGGAACGCGTGATTCTCTACGAGACGCATGTGCGTGGCTTCACGATGCGTCATCCGCAGGTGCCCGAGCGTCTGCGCGGCACGTTCGCGGGACTGGCGCAGCAGCCGGTGCTCGACCACATACGCGACCTTGGTGTGACCTCGGTCGAGCTGATGCCGGTCCAGACCTTCGTCAACGACAGCCATCTGCTCGACAAGGGTCTGACGAACTACTGGGGCTACAACACGATCGGCTTTTTCGCGGCCGACCCGCGCTTCTTCGCGTCGTCGACCGATTCGGTGGGTGAGTTCAAGGAAATGGTCGACCGCTTTCATCAGGCCGATCTCGAAGTGATCCTCGACGTCGTGTACAACCACACGGCCGAAGGCAACGAACGCGGCCCGACGATCTCGTTCAAGGGCATCGACAACGCGTCGTACTACCGCCTGATGCCCGACGAGCCGCGCTACTACATCAACGATACCGGCACCGGAAATACACTGAACCTGTCGCATCCGCGGGTGCTGCAGATGGTGACAGACAGCCTGCGCTACTGGGTAACCGAAATGAAAGTGGACGGCTTCCGCTTCGATCTCGCGACGATCCTGGGCCGCGAAGATCATGGCTTCGACGAAGGCGGCGGCTTTCTCGACAGTTGCCGCCAGGACCCGGTGCTTTCCAGTGTGCGGCTGATCGCCGAGCCGTGGGATTGCGGCCCGGGCGGCTATCAGGTGGGCGGTTTTCCACCGGGCTGGGCCGAGTGGAACGATCGCTTCCGCGACACCGTGCGCGCGTACTGGAAGGGCGACGAGGGCGCCGCCGCCGATCTCGCGACGCGACTCACCGCATCGGGCAATCAGTTCAATCATCGCGGCCGGCGACCGTGGGCGAGCGTGAACTTCATCGCCGCGCACGACGGCTTCACACTCAACGATCTGGTCTCGTACAACGACAAGCATAACGAAGCAAACGGCGAGGACAACCGCGACGGCCATTCGGATAACAGGTCGTGGAACATGGGCGTCGAAGGACCGACCGACGACGCCGACATCCGCCAGCAACGCGAGCGCCAGAAACGCAATCTGCTTGCGACGCTGCTGCTGTCCCAAGGCACGCCGATGATGCTCGCCGGCGATGAATTCGGCCGCACGCAGCAGGGCAACAACAACGCGTATTGCCAGGACAACGAGATCAGCTGGGTCGATTGGGATGCGATCGACAACGACGGCCGCGCGCTGAGCGAGTTCGTGCGCAATCTGACCACGCTGCGCCGCCGCTTGCCGGTGCTGCGGCGCGGCCGTTTTCTGACTGGCGAATACAACGAGACGCTCGACGTGACCGACACGCGCTGGCTATCACCCGACGGCACCGACATCGCGGACGAGCAGTGGGCCGATCCGGCGATGCGTTGCTTCGGCCTACTGATCGACGGTCGCGCACAGGCGAGCGGCATTCGCCGTCTCGCGTCGGACGCGACCTTGCTGCTGGTGCTCAACGCTCATCACGACGTCGTCAATTTCACGCTGCCTGAGATTCCCGAGGGCGAGCGCTGGACTTGCCTCGTCGACACCAATATGCCGGTGCGCGCCGAGCTGCCGCAATTCAACGCGGGCGACGCCTATCAGGTGACAGGCCGCTCGCTGCTGCTGTTCGCGCTCGAAGCGCCGAGCCGCGCGACGCAGCGCGTGTTCGACAGTCTCGAAGAGCAGCTGACTTCCGACGAAGGCGACACTGCGTCAGGCTCGTAA
- a CDS encoding response regulator produces the protein MTVFNDNVDSSDDVLVWRPIRYAMAAHRRVLVVDDYREAADALQMLLVADGFDCRALDDPFAVCETAREWQPFAVVLDIKMPGLDGLELARRLRAHPQTSHMLLVACTAFASREDRALAKAAGFDAHCAKPLTPERLLRVLESAAALPAATPS, from the coding sequence GTGACTGTGTTCAACGACAACGTGGACAGCAGCGACGACGTGCTCGTATGGCGACCGATCCGCTATGCGATGGCCGCGCATCGTCGCGTGCTCGTGGTCGACGACTACCGCGAAGCCGCCGACGCGCTGCAAATGCTACTGGTCGCGGACGGCTTCGATTGCCGCGCGCTCGACGATCCGTTCGCCGTGTGCGAGACCGCGCGCGAATGGCAGCCGTTCGCGGTGGTGCTCGACATCAAGATGCCCGGACTCGACGGGCTCGAACTGGCGCGCCGTCTGCGCGCGCATCCGCAAACTTCCCACATGCTCCTCGTGGCGTGCACCGCGTTTGCGTCGCGTGAGGACCGCGCGCTCGCGAAGGCCGCCGGCTTCGACGCGCATTGCGCGAAGCCGTTGACGCCCGAGCGTCTATTGCGCGTGCTCGAATCGGCGGCGGCATTGCCTGCGGCGACGCCGTCTTGA
- a CDS encoding class I fructose-bisphosphate aldolase, which translates to MDTRSELQATVNAMVQPGKGLLAADESGPTIARRFKTIGLESTEENRRAYRNLLLTTPGLGEFVSGVILYEETLGQKANDGTPFPQVAAANGVVPGIKVDLGKVPLAHAPGDEITEGLDGLAKRFVDYKRLGARFAKWRAVYNITSSLPSRLAIETNADSLARYAAISQEAGIVPIVEPEVLMDGDHTIERCAEVTEAVLHEVFHALHRHGVVLEHIVLKPSMVLPGSEHQQPSSTAHIAAATVRVLKRTVPSAVPGLVFLSGGQSPEEATVNLNAMNRLGALPWNLSFSYGRALQEPPLQAWRGQPGNVKEAQQALLKRARLNGAAALGKYEAAMEKD; encoded by the coding sequence ATGGACACCCGTAGCGAGCTGCAAGCCACCGTCAACGCGATGGTTCAACCCGGCAAGGGCCTTCTCGCCGCCGACGAAAGCGGCCCGACCATCGCCAGACGCTTCAAGACGATCGGCCTCGAATCGACCGAGGAAAACCGCCGCGCCTATCGCAACCTGCTGCTGACGACACCCGGTCTCGGCGAGTTCGTGAGCGGCGTGATTCTCTACGAGGAAACGCTCGGCCAGAAGGCCAACGACGGCACGCCGTTCCCGCAGGTAGCCGCCGCGAACGGCGTCGTACCCGGCATCAAGGTCGATCTCGGCAAGGTGCCGCTCGCGCACGCTCCAGGCGACGAAATCACCGAAGGCCTCGACGGCCTCGCCAAACGCTTCGTCGATTACAAGCGGCTAGGCGCGCGCTTCGCGAAGTGGCGCGCGGTCTACAACATCACGTCGAGCTTGCCGAGCCGGCTCGCGATCGAGACGAATGCCGATTCGCTCGCGCGCTATGCGGCGATCAGCCAGGAGGCCGGCATCGTGCCGATCGTCGAACCCGAGGTGCTGATGGACGGCGATCACACGATCGAGCGTTGCGCCGAAGTGACGGAGGCCGTGTTGCACGAAGTCTTTCATGCGCTGCATCGGCATGGCGTGGTGCTCGAACATATCGTGCTGAAACCGAGCATGGTGCTGCCCGGCTCCGAGCATCAGCAGCCGTCGAGCACGGCGCATATCGCGGCGGCGACCGTGCGTGTGCTGAAGCGCACGGTGCCGTCGGCGGTGCCCGGTCTCGTGTTCCTGTCGGGTGGGCAGTCGCCTGAGGAGGCCACCGTCAATCTCAATGCGATGAACCGGCTCGGCGCGCTGCCGTGGAATCTGAGCTTTTCGTACGGGCGCGCGTTGCAGGAGCCGCCGTTGCAGGCGTGGCGCGGCCAGCCGGGCAACGTGAAGGAAGCGCAGCAGGCCTTGCTCAAGCGCGCGCGATTGAATGGCGCGGCCGCGCTCGGCAAGTATGAGGCGGCGATGGAGAAGGATTGA
- a CDS encoding hybrid sensor histidine kinase/response regulator, producing the protein MQRAERVAVDEPMPSRNFAVTRRMLLTVLVVSIAFPLTCLAVYGYFDYQRRIADASDMIDRLARVAEEQAVKVLDLNRQMASRVIELLGNSDDAQIRAREGELHERLRYIGGDFPQVASIALLGVNGELLASSFAYPAPAVSIGQRDDFLAAKAMRPQPYFSLPIFGTLSKVDVFTTAIGRSGADGQFLGVVTVALRNAYFSRFYGELTNGDPSLALALYRQDGNLLVRYPPWPAGARPSMHSAFTSALRDKQLSGHVRLKSTVDGVERLLAFRRVGDYPLYVMSAYATSSIVAAWRTHVLMIAALTALPCIAIWGLVLYSLRQLEAERRAWERWQGEVAMRLSAEASSRQLQRMGALGNLVANVAHDFNNLLMVVSANIELARLKHYNDLEKEVLAVERATATAEALTRRLLSVARKRPLKQEPVELARWLPTAAPLIDAALGDTIELKLRVPADLWQVFADPTDLEFAIVNIAMNARDAMPGGGRFVIRCQNIRLVGSDTQLADGEYVLIACSDDGEGMSEAVARRAFEPLFTTRLGGAGTGLGLAQVLSIAEQAGGTAKIDSVPGSGTTVRLFLPRYRERGALAGADARQPLPTAAGAVLLVEDNEDVAAGVTAVLETFGCEVRHEPTADQAFDVLSAGERFELVLSDIQMPGKLNGIDLAEKVRSAWPSQRIALMTGYADELDRARRLGIAILAKPFNIDELHALVACGA; encoded by the coding sequence ATGCAGCGTGCAGAACGTGTCGCAGTCGATGAGCCGATGCCATCGCGCAACTTCGCGGTGACGCGGCGCATGCTGCTGACCGTGCTGGTCGTGTCGATTGCGTTTCCGTTGACCTGCCTAGCGGTCTACGGCTACTTCGACTATCAGCGCCGTATCGCCGACGCGAGCGATATGATCGACCGCCTCGCGCGCGTGGCTGAGGAGCAGGCCGTCAAGGTGCTGGACCTGAACCGGCAGATGGCTTCGCGCGTGATCGAGCTGCTCGGCAATTCGGACGATGCACAGATCCGTGCGCGCGAAGGCGAGCTGCACGAGCGCCTGCGCTATATCGGCGGCGATTTTCCGCAGGTAGCGTCGATCGCGTTGCTCGGCGTGAACGGCGAGCTGCTCGCGTCGAGCTTCGCGTATCCGGCGCCGGCGGTGTCGATCGGTCAGCGCGACGACTTTCTTGCCGCAAAGGCGATGCGGCCGCAGCCCTATTTTTCGCTGCCGATCTTCGGCACGCTGTCGAAGGTCGACGTGTTCACGACCGCGATCGGCCGCTCGGGTGCGGACGGGCAGTTTCTCGGCGTGGTCACGGTGGCGCTGCGCAACGCCTACTTTTCGCGCTTCTACGGCGAGCTGACCAACGGCGATCCGTCGCTCGCGCTTGCGCTGTACCGGCAGGACGGCAATCTGCTGGTGCGCTATCCGCCGTGGCCGGCCGGCGCGCGGCCGTCCATGCACAGCGCGTTCACGTCCGCGTTGCGCGACAAACAACTGTCTGGCCACGTGCGTCTGAAATCGACCGTCGACGGCGTCGAGCGGCTGCTCGCGTTTCGCCGCGTCGGCGACTATCCGTTGTATGTGATGAGCGCGTACGCGACGTCGTCGATCGTGGCCGCGTGGCGCACCCATGTCCTCATGATCGCGGCGCTGACCGCCTTACCCTGCATCGCAATCTGGGGACTGGTGCTGTATTCGCTGCGTCAGCTCGAAGCGGAGCGACGTGCGTGGGAGCGCTGGCAGGGCGAGGTCGCGATGCGGCTGTCGGCCGAGGCGTCGAGCCGGCAACTGCAGCGCATGGGCGCGCTCGGCAATCTGGTTGCCAATGTGGCGCACGATTTCAACAACCTGCTGATGGTGGTGTCGGCGAACATCGAACTCGCGCGACTGAAGCACTACAACGATCTCGAGAAGGAAGTGCTCGCGGTCGAACGCGCCACCGCCACGGCCGAAGCGCTGACGCGGCGCTTGTTGAGCGTCGCGCGCAAGCGGCCGCTGAAGCAGGAGCCGGTCGAACTCGCGCGCTGGCTGCCGACCGCGGCGCCGCTGATCGACGCGGCGCTCGGCGACACGATCGAGCTGAAGCTGCGAGTGCCGGCGGATCTATGGCAGGTGTTCGCCGATCCGACCGACCTCGAGTTCGCGATCGTGAACATCGCGATGAACGCGCGAGATGCAATGCCGGGCGGCGGGCGCTTCGTGATCCGTTGCCAGAACATTCGGCTGGTGGGCAGCGATACGCAGCTGGCGGACGGCGAGTACGTGCTGATCGCCTGCTCCGACGACGGGGAGGGGATGTCCGAGGCGGTCGCGCGGCGCGCGTTCGAGCCGCTCTTCACGACCAGGCTGGGCGGCGCGGGCACCGGCCTCGGGCTCGCGCAGGTGCTGTCGATCGCCGAGCAGGCGGGCGGCACTGCGAAGATCGACAGCGTGCCGGGCAGTGGCACCACGGTGCGGCTCTTTCTGCCGCGCTATCGCGAGCGCGGGGCGCTGGCCGGCGCCGACGCGCGACAGCCGCTACCGACGGCCGCCGGGGCCGTGCTGCTGGTCGAGGACAACGAGGACGTCGCGGCCGGCGTGACCGCGGTGCTCGAAACCTTCGGCTGCGAAGTGCGTCACGAGCCGACCGCCGACCAGGCGTTCGACGTGCTGAGTGCCGGCGAGCGCTTCGAGCTTGTGCTGTCGGACATCCAGATGCCGGGCAAGCTGAACGGTATCGACCTGGCGGAAAAGGTCCGCAGCGCGTGGCCGTCGCAGAGGATCGCGCTGATGACCGGTTACGCCGACGAACTCGACCGCGCAAGGCGGCTCGGGATCGCTATTCTCGCGAAGCCTTTCAATATCGACGAACTGCATGCGCTAGTGGCTTGCGGCGCGTGA
- a CDS encoding thioredoxin family protein — protein MTTPTAYSPQALTRAELDALPGVTVVEFGTNWCGICQGAQATIRQALAPHAGLRHLKIEDGPGRPLGRSFKVKLWPTLVLMRDGAELARVVRPRSAEDIQDAFASL, from the coding sequence ATGACCACCCCGACAGCTTATTCCCCGCAGGCCCTGACTCGCGCCGAGCTCGACGCGCTGCCCGGCGTCACCGTCGTCGAATTCGGCACCAACTGGTGCGGCATTTGCCAGGGCGCGCAGGCAACGATCAGGCAGGCGCTCGCGCCGCACGCGGGCCTGCGGCATCTAAAGATCGAGGACGGTCCCGGCCGGCCGCTCGGCCGCTCGTTCAAGGTCAAGCTGTGGCCGACGCTCGTGCTGATGCGCGACGGCGCCGAGCTCGCGCGCGTGGTGCGGCCACGCAGCGCCGAGGATATCCAGGATGCATTCGCGTCGCTCTGA
- a CDS encoding DUF2628 domain-containing protein produces the protein MNPRIYLQHPQHKDAIAVATGFSWGACLLGFIWALSKRMWFAAFVMLGINVILAGIGLWGETADLIGLVLSIAFALACGAYGNRWHRWTLEQRGYVVV, from the coding sequence ATGAACCCGCGAATTTATCTGCAACACCCGCAACACAAGGACGCTATCGCGGTCGCGACCGGCTTCAGCTGGGGCGCGTGCCTGCTCGGCTTTATCTGGGCGCTGTCGAAGAGAATGTGGTTCGCCGCGTTCGTGATGCTTGGCATCAACGTGATCCTGGCTGGCATCGGCCTGTGGGGCGAGACGGCCGATCTGATCGGCTTGGTGCTGTCGATCGCGTTCGCGCTCGCCTGCGGCGCGTATGGCAACCGGTGGCATCGCTGGACGCTCGAACAGCGCGGCTACGTCGTGGTGTGA
- a CDS encoding secondary thiamine-phosphate synthase enzyme YjbQ — protein sequence MRQAIHHLSVQTRGRGLVEFTDDARRFVDDTDIRTGLLTVFCRHTSASLLIQENADPSVRRDLERYFESLAPEDVERYEHDTEGPDDMPAHLRAALTQVQLSVPVEHGRMLLGTWQGLYLFEHRRHAQPRDIVLHLLGD from the coding sequence ATGCGCCAAGCTATCCATCACTTAAGCGTCCAGACCCGTGGTCGCGGCCTGGTCGAATTTACCGACGACGCGCGGCGCTTCGTCGATGACACGGACATCCGTACCGGTCTGCTGACGGTGTTTTGCCGGCACACGTCGGCGTCGCTGCTGATTCAGGAGAATGCCGACCCGTCGGTGCGGCGCGATCTGGAGCGCTACTTCGAGAGCCTCGCGCCCGAAGACGTCGAGCGCTACGAGCACGACACCGAAGGCCCCGACGACATGCCCGCGCATCTGCGCGCGGCGCTTACGCAGGTGCAGCTGTCGGTGCCGGTCGAACATGGACGGATGCTGCTCGGCACATGGCAGGGGCTGTACCTGTTCGAACATCGGCGCCACGCGCAGCCGCGCGATATCGTGTTGCATCTGCTCGGCGACTGA
- a CDS encoding FAD-dependent oxidoreductase encodes MSTSARRVARLSELPAERAVRVSVDDTPILLVRDGDTVHAYSPDCPHAGGPLEEGALCHGRIICPWHKGTFDVATGNVLEPPALLPLDRYPVTLDGDDVLVSAEKIARPVPAAHTQPDDASAQPRHYAVIGAGAAGAAACTALRECGFEGRITLIGDEAHAPYDRTSLSKYVPSFEMPPADVPPLLPPHWLHAHGIERIVAKVARLDVPAHTIHFESGAGGSDQSLEPLKYDTALLATGGVPKVPDIPGCDLGGVLVLRNLDDASALIDALGDDASQTRVAIIGSGFIGLEVASALRQHGVPVTVISLDKVPFAKQFGERAGLMFRALHENNGVTFCLDAKVASLEGDEGNVHTVMLDSGQAIAADVVLLGTGVAPATGFVEGLPLQKDGGVIVNAGMQAACGLYAAGDIAVFPLRENQEPVRIEHWRVAQQHARIAAQNMCGARNRYAGVPYFWTYHYGKNFEYLGHADNWDEIVVDGDFDHHSFIALYVRDGNVDAVLACEREALTARLSDAMRGGLSRADALAIIGAPEPATS; translated from the coding sequence ATGTCCACGTCTGCCCGCCGCGTCGCGCGGCTATCGGAATTACCGGCGGAGCGCGCCGTGCGCGTGAGCGTGGACGACACGCCGATCCTGCTCGTGCGCGATGGCGACACCGTGCACGCGTATTCACCGGATTGCCCACATGCGGGAGGCCCGCTCGAAGAGGGCGCGCTGTGCCACGGCCGCATCATCTGTCCGTGGCACAAGGGCACGTTCGATGTCGCGACCGGCAACGTGCTGGAGCCTCCCGCGCTGCTGCCGCTCGATCGTTACCCCGTTACGCTCGACGGCGACGACGTGCTGGTGTCGGCAGAAAAAATCGCGCGGCCGGTGCCGGCGGCGCACACGCAACCTGACGATGCCAGCGCGCAGCCCAGGCACTACGCTGTGATCGGCGCGGGCGCCGCGGGCGCCGCCGCCTGTACCGCGTTGCGCGAGTGTGGCTTCGAGGGCCGCATCACGCTGATCGGCGACGAAGCGCACGCGCCCTACGATCGCACGTCGCTGAGCAAGTACGTCCCGTCGTTTGAGATGCCGCCCGCCGACGTGCCGCCATTGCTGCCGCCCCACTGGCTTCATGCGCACGGCATCGAGCGGATCGTTGCGAAGGTCGCGCGGCTCGACGTGCCCGCGCACACGATCCATTTCGAAAGCGGTGCGGGCGGTAGCGACCAGAGCCTCGAGCCGCTGAAATACGACACCGCGCTGCTCGCGACCGGCGGCGTACCGAAAGTGCCCGACATCCCTGGCTGCGACCTCGGCGGCGTGCTCGTGCTGCGCAATCTCGACGATGCCAGCGCGCTGATCGACGCGCTCGGCGACGATGCATCGCAAACCCGCGTCGCGATCATCGGCAGCGGCTTCATCGGCCTCGAAGTCGCGTCCGCGTTGCGCCAGCACGGCGTGCCTGTCACCGTGATCTCGCTGGACAAGGTGCCGTTCGCGAAGCAGTTCGGCGAGCGCGCGGGTCTGATGTTTCGCGCGCTGCACGAAAACAACGGCGTGACGTTTTGTCTCGACGCGAAGGTCGCCTCGCTCGAGGGCGACGAAGGCAACGTGCATACGGTGATGCTCGACAGCGGGCAAGCCATCGCCGCCGACGTCGTGTTGCTGGGCACGGGGGTTGCGCCGGCCACCGGTTTTGTCGAAGGACTGCCGTTGCAGAAGGACGGTGGCGTGATCGTCAATGCGGGGATGCAAGCCGCGTGTGGTCTGTATGCGGCTGGCGATATCGCCGTGTTCCCGCTGCGCGAGAACCAGGAGCCGGTGCGTATCGAACATTGGCGCGTCGCGCAGCAGCATGCGCGCATCGCCGCGCAGAACATGTGCGGCGCGCGCAATCGCTATGCCGGCGTGCCGTATTTCTGGACCTATCACTACGGCAAGAACTTCGAGTACCTCGGCCACGCCGACAACTGGGACGAGATCGTCGTCGATGGTGATTTCGATCATCACTCGTTCATCGCACTGTACGTGCGCGACGGCAACGTCGACGCGGTACTCGCCTGCGAGCGCGAAGCGCTGACCGCACGGCTCTCCGACGCGATGCGCGGCGGACTCTCACGCGCCGACGCGCTCGCCATCATCGGCGCGCCGGAACCGGCGACGTCTTGA